The proteins below are encoded in one region of Telopea speciosissima isolate NSW1024214 ecotype Mountain lineage chromosome 10, Tspe_v1, whole genome shotgun sequence:
- the LOC122643573 gene encoding uncharacterized protein LOC122643573 — protein MAVTPAAAMAATAPSSNLSPSSPYFLRSSDQPGAALVSPPLDGDNYPTWNRAMIMALEAKNKLSFVDGSLCCPDPSSPDHPHWVRCNSMVRSWIVHSTISSIAHSILWHDTTFSAWTDLRERFSPKNAPRIFEIRRALSTHVQGTDSLSSYYTAVKGYRDGLLSYRALPNCICGALKPLQDFLETDYLMDFLQGLNDSYVVVRSQILLMDPLPSINKAYALLLQEERQRSLHLVRPTVPD, from the coding sequence ATGGCTGTAACGCCTGCTGCAGCAATGGCTGCCACTGCTCCTTCTTCCAATTTATCTCCTTCCTCACCGTATTTTCTGCGTTCTTCAGATCAGCCGGGGGCTGCTTTGGTCTCTCCACCACTTGATGGGGACAATTACCCAACATGGAACCGGGCCATGATCATGGCATTAGAAGCCAAGAACAAACTCTCTTTTGTGGACGGTTCCCTTTGCTGCCCAGATCCCTCTTCACCAGATCACCCTCATTGGGTGCGATGCAACAGTATGGTTCGATCGTGGATCGTCCATTCGACTATTTCCTCCATAGCTCATAGCATCTTGTGGCATGATACAACATTCTCTGCGTGGACTGATCTTCGCGAGCGATTCTCTCCAAAAAATGCTCCGCGTATATTCGAGATACGCCGTGCCTTATCTACCCATGTTCAGGGTACAGATTCGTTGTCTTCTTATTATACTGCTGTCAAGGGTTATCGTGATGGATTATTGTCATATCGGGCACTGCCGAATTGCATTTGTGGAGCCTTGAAACCTCTCCAAGATTTTTTGGAGACTGATTATTTGATGGATTTCCTCCAAGGATTGAATGATTCATATGTTGTTGTGCGTAGTCAGATACTTCTCATGGATCCTCTGCCTTCGATCAACAAGGCATATGCACTGTTACTTCAAGAGGAACGCCAACGTTCCCTTCATCTTGTGCGCCCTACAGTCCCTGATTAG